In Rhipicephalus microplus isolate Deutch F79 chromosome 7, USDA_Rmic, whole genome shotgun sequence, one genomic interval encodes:
- the LOC142767293 gene encoding essential MCU regulator, mitochondrial-like — MAAVVARKFLLYSSLRLQCRVPSLRAKSEPTVRQIRHRMCYNSGAIMPEPETSKTGLLWVLLSVLPGLYIGATISKEGAAFLEENDIFVPDDDDDDG, encoded by the coding sequence ATGGCCGCGGTGGTCGCCAGAAAATTCCTCCTCTATTCATCGTTGCGCCTGCAGTGCAGGGTGCCGTCACTGCGGGCGAAGTCGGAGCCCACAGTGCGACAAATTCGTCACCGGATGTGCTACAACTCGGGCGCCATAATGCCCGAACCTGAAACGTCCAAAACGGGTCTTCTGTGGGTGCTCCTCTCTGTCCTACCCGGCCTGTACATCGGCGCAACCATCAGCAAGGAAGGTGCGGCGTTTCTGGAAGAGAACGACATCTTCGTgcccgacgatgacgacgacgacggaTGA